From the genome of Terriglobia bacterium:
TCGCCGGCGTGCTGAAGCATGACCTCGAAAGACTCGCTGCGGGTTTTTTCGCACAGCTCGGTGAGCAGCGTGATGTTGCCGCCGATCAGGGTCTGCAAGCCGGCACCAATGGTTCCCAGCACCGAGCGCGAGCGCACGATGATGCCGCGCACCACCCCGAGATTGCGGACGATACGGTAGCCGTCGAGCTCGAACGCCGTGGTCACCATGTTGTGCAGTACGTGGCCGGTGGAGCGAGCGGTAGTTGCCATAACTTCCTCCGTGAATTGCGGAACGGCGAAACATGCGTGGCAGCCGGCACTTGGCAGTTGGTAGTGGGGCCGAGCTACCAGCTGCGAACTACGAGCTACTGTAGTCATTCGTACGTCATCCGTATCAGCGTGCGCTGCGAAAACGGCACGTACAGCAAAGCCGCCGTGGCCGCGAACGCCAGCCCGAACCCGATGTAATCTACCAGCAGAAACGGCGCCAGGGCCCACAGTTCATCGAGCACGAACAGGAACGGGAACAGGCGGCGGAAGTTCGCGCCCAGTGTGCGAACGTCGAACAGCACCGCGGTGAGCAGGTACAGCCGGGTGGGAATACCGAGCACGGCGCCGATAATCACCACGATTACCAGCAGCCAGTCCAAGGCGGGGATGGCGCGCTCGGCAATCCGCCCGATATGGTGCAGCTTGGCCAGGCTTGCGATGTAGAAGGACAAGTACATGATCTGGAGCAGCGCAAACAGGCTGCGGCCGACCGTGCGGTCAATTTTCGGCAATTCGGCTTCCGCGGCGCCGGCGGCGGATTCCGAACGCGCCACCGCCACCGCACATTCTTCGGCGGTGGGAGGAGCGTTTGGAGGGCGCTGGGTTGAGTCAGCCGCTTCGTCGGGTGCCGCAGTGGCCTGCACCGGAGCGATGAAGCGATAGCCGCGTTTGGCCAGCGTCTCGATGAAGCGCGGGTTCGCCGCCGAGTCGCCGAGCGCGTCGCGCAGCTTGTTCATGGCGGTGTTCAGGCTGTGATCGAAGTCGACAAAGGTGTCCGCCAGCCACAGGCGCTGGCGCAACTCCTCGCGAGTCACCACCTCGCCCGGCCGCTCCAACAGCATGGCAAGGACCTGAAAAGGTTGCTCCTGGAGCTTCAGCTTGGCGCCGTTCTTGCGCAGCTCGCCGGAACGCAGGTCCGCTTGGTAGATGCCGAAGCGATACAGGCGGGCGTTGGCGGCGGGAGGCATGTGGGAACGCGTAGTTTATCGCGATTGGGAGATTCGCCGATTTGCTGATTTGCCGATTCCCAACGCCGCCGACTTCGAATCGGCAAATCACCCAATCAGCAAATCAGTAAATGGCTACAATGTCGGACGTGGCGGACGAGCCAAAAAGCCGAGTCCTGAGCGCCGAAACCATCGGCCTGATTGTGATTGCGGTCATGCTCGCCATCATGATCCTGGCGCGCTGGGGCGGAATCATTCACTGGAGCGCGCGCTGAATGGATCCGTTGCTGGTCGCCGTGCTAGGCCCCACGGGCAGCGGCAAAACCGCGCTCTCCCTGGCGCTGGCGGAGCGCTTCGGCGGCGAGATCGTCAGTTGCGACTCGGTCGCTATCTATCGCGACTTCAACATCGGCAGCGCCAAGCCCTCACCGGAAGAACGCGTGCGCGCGCCGCA
Proteins encoded in this window:
- a CDS encoding YbjQ family protein; this translates as MATTARSTGHVLHNMVTTAFELDGYRIVRNLGVVRGIIVRSRSVLGTIGAGLQTLIGGNITLLTELCEKTRSESFEVMLQHAGELGANAIIGARYDATEIMQGVTEVLAYGTAVVVEKQ
- a CDS encoding winged helix-turn-helix domain-containing protein; the encoded protein is MPPAANARLYRFGIYQADLRSGELRKNGAKLKLQEQPFQVLAMLLERPGEVVTREELRQRLWLADTFVDFDHSLNTAMNKLRDALGDSAANPRFIETLAKRGYRFIAPVQATAAPDEAADSTQRPPNAPPTAEECAVAVARSESAAGAAEAELPKIDRTVGRSLFALLQIMYLSFYIASLAKLHHIGRIAERAIPALDWLLVIVVIIGAVLGIPTRLYLLTAVLFDVRTLGANFRRLFPFLFVLDELWALAPFLLVDYIGFGLAFAATAALLYVPFSQRTLIRMTYE